A genomic window from Streptomyces sp. 846.5 includes:
- a CDS encoding LLM class flavin-dependent oxidoreductase, translating to MRLGTVILPIHRWSEGREVWRRAEELGFDAAYTYDHLSWRSFRDQPWFGAVPTLTAAATATQSMRLGTLVTSVKPRSPITA from the coding sequence ATGCGACTGGGCACCGTGATTCTGCCGATCCACCGTTGGAGCGAGGGGCGGGAAGTGTGGCGGCGGGCCGAGGAGCTCGGGTTCGACGCTGCCTACACCTATGACCACCTGTCCTGGCGGTCGTTCCGGGACCAGCCGTGGTTCGGGGCGGTCCCCACGTTGACCGCTGCAGCGACAGCTACGCAGAGTATGCGCCTTGGCACACTCGTCACGTCTGTCAAGCCTCGTTCACCCATCACGGCCTGA
- a CDS encoding Txe/YoeB family addiction module toxin, which produces MRNVHFDPAAWDDFLFWLGSDRKMARRITRLIGEIQRDPFSGVGKPEPLKGDLSGYWSRRIDDEHRLVYRADEKEVKILKARYHYHS; this is translated from the coding sequence GTGAGGAACGTCCACTTCGACCCAGCCGCCTGGGATGACTTCCTGTTCTGGCTGGGCTCGGACCGGAAGATGGCGAGAAGGATCACGCGTCTGATCGGCGAGATCCAACGCGACCCGTTCTCCGGCGTGGGCAAGCCCGAACCGCTCAAGGGTGATCTTTCCGGCTACTGGTCCCGCCGCATCGACGACGAGCACCGACTGGTGTACCGGGCCGACGAGAAGGAAGTAAAGATCCTCAAAGCCCGCTACCATTACCACAGTTGA
- a CDS encoding type II toxin-antitoxin system prevent-host-death family antitoxin → MALSASEARSRLFPLIQQVNDDHAPVRITSKAGDAVLMSADDYDAWQETIYLLRSPANALRLMEAVARDKAGSTSVAKTMDELEAMAGDM, encoded by the coding sequence ATGGCTCTTAGCGCCAGCGAGGCCCGGTCCCGGCTGTTCCCTCTCATTCAGCAGGTAAATGATGACCATGCACCGGTACGGATCACCTCCAAGGCCGGGGATGCCGTACTCATGTCGGCGGACGACTACGACGCCTGGCAAGAGACGATCTACCTACTGCGCTCCCCTGCGAACGCCCTGCGCCTGATGGAGGCCGTCGCCCGGGACAAGGCAGGCAGCACCTCCGTCGCAAAGACGATGGACGAACTGGAAGCCATGGCGGGTGACATGTGA
- a CDS encoding TIGR02679 family protein, whose protein sequence is MSGDGRGSDGRDGGSMGSGSSRSGLEEMRGEGWLRLLAAARRRLERTSGALDGDIGLTAPSEAERRVVIGVTGAYRAQETKRITVHLGDLDLALRRRHGVGLLATLAALDGRPVRDRAAERSEEEHQIDDAGAKAATSRLAAHGWYTDWLAALAADGTLTRLARRGDLVQLALAATVLERLIGTDRAVPIPLPVLAEWCTGDTKALVPGSPLATLVLRALARRTGTSGVPRDRAGQRALWESAGAVGDDLASQVLLLNVRCGGDTVVNGWLNDAADFGIPFRLTLQQQAADPVLPDVPEIYVCENPAVLAVAAAELSDACPPLVCTEGIPSAACHKLLGQAVRHGARLRWRADFDWTGLRITADGLARHRAVPWRMSADDYRTALADGGTTPLTGSPAASPWDPSLTAALTAEGRAVMEERLLTTLLADLRTTPQG, encoded by the coding sequence ATGAGCGGCGACGGTCGGGGCAGCGACGGTAGGGACGGCGGCAGCATGGGCAGTGGCAGCAGCCGTTCCGGCCTGGAGGAGATGCGCGGCGAGGGCTGGCTGCGGCTGCTCGCAGCGGCCCGCCGCCGACTGGAGCGCACCAGCGGCGCCCTGGACGGCGACATCGGCCTGACCGCGCCCAGCGAGGCCGAGCGCCGGGTGGTGATCGGCGTCACCGGCGCCTACCGCGCGCAGGAGACCAAGCGGATCACCGTCCACCTCGGCGACCTCGACCTGGCACTGCGCCGGCGGCACGGCGTCGGGCTGCTCGCCACCCTGGCAGCGTTGGACGGCCGCCCGGTCAGGGACCGGGCGGCCGAGCGCTCCGAGGAGGAGCACCAGATCGACGACGCCGGGGCGAAAGCGGCCACGAGCCGGCTGGCCGCCCATGGCTGGTACACCGACTGGCTGGCGGCGCTGGCCGCCGACGGCACATTGACCCGGCTGGCCCGCCGCGGCGACCTGGTTCAGCTCGCCCTGGCCGCGACCGTGTTGGAACGACTGATCGGGACCGACCGGGCCGTACCGATCCCGCTCCCGGTGCTCGCCGAGTGGTGCACCGGCGACACCAAGGCCCTGGTCCCCGGCAGCCCGCTGGCAACCCTGGTGCTGCGGGCCCTGGCACGGCGCACCGGAACATCCGGCGTTCCCCGCGACCGGGCCGGGCAGCGTGCCCTGTGGGAGAGCGCCGGAGCCGTCGGCGACGACCTGGCCAGCCAGGTGCTGCTGCTCAATGTCCGCTGTGGCGGCGACACGGTGGTCAACGGCTGGCTGAACGACGCTGCCGACTTCGGCATCCCGTTCCGGCTGACCCTGCAGCAGCAGGCCGCCGACCCGGTCCTACCCGACGTTCCCGAGATCTACGTCTGCGAGAACCCCGCTGTGCTGGCGGTCGCCGCGGCCGAGCTCTCCGACGCCTGCCCGCCGCTGGTCTGCACCGAGGGCATTCCCTCGGCCGCCTGTCACAAGCTGCTCGGTCAGGCCGTCCGGCACGGCGCCCGGCTGCGCTGGCGCGCCGACTTCGACTGGACCGGTCTGCGGATCACCGCCGACGGGCTCGCCCGCCACCGCGCCGTCCCGTGGCGGATGTCCGCCGACGACTACCGCACCGCCCTCGCCGACGGCGGCACCACCCCGCTCACCGGCAGCCCCGCGGCCAGCCCCTGGGACCCATCCCTCACCGCGGCCCTGACCGCCGAGGGCCGAGCCGTCATGGAGGAGCGCCTGCTCACCACCCTCCTCGCCGACCTGCGCACCACCCCGCAGGGCTGA
- a CDS encoding TIGR02680 family protein, translating into MTRFEPSRAGIVNLWDYRDEEFGFAGGWLVLRGPNGSGKTKALEVLFPFVLDGRIDPKRLNPFAAEDRTMKSNLLFRGQDNAVGYVWLELRHRDTGACVTVGIGMHAQRHRDTPVRWHFVSEGRVGEDFSLLTDDDRPMTRKQLAEEIGDSALFTSATDYRAAIDQRLFGLGRERYEQLLTLILTLRRPQLAKNLDPVKLSDTLTDGLRPVDDDLIAEAARSFDDMEAVSRTLEGLTAADEATGAFLAGYTTYLRTHARAAADALTRRREDSAARRSALTAAAGELAGAEDGHATAEARSERAEAALTGLRATVDQLRSSAAYQALEQLADLERLVRTCADAAAAATAEAGRRTAARSRSRAEVERAGTLLAELEAAVSRSAAELAEHAAAAGLPWTAADSAAEGLAARAGALAATRQEAVRAVRRAQEVHGRAEQARDLARLALDRAQAEAEAAEQAADAAAAAVERARADAADALRTWAGQHRALLPGEESDRLAEDLAEALEQLGSEAESPTMETRFDAAVLAAVRDLREQRARLTAERESAQRRRKEIVAERKRVAAEHDDAPPPHPGRSADRTGRAGAPLWQLVNFADSVTGDQAASLEAALEATGLLDAWLSPGDAPSGVPGDLSDGWLVPGEPVAKGAGSLADLLTAEPDASVPAERITALLHSIATGGKPFAAAAQITVEGRYAHGVTAGAHTKPHAEYIGATARARRRAERIAQCEVELAAVDARLDEVEHGQAALDDAEAAFAEARAALPRTGAIHTALREEQRGSGRLRTAGAAADRAQDEYDQSVAACTVTERALRRTAAEHALDPRQLAQVEAAVSRFDSAARQLTDRRREAERQRDAHADALERLETADAEEQEAVSHERAARLRHTEEAAKLEALQGAVGAEAREVVAQVEAAEAGVVAAQREEAAARAAANTALAAAATARERVAAAGAALEVAAAEERDTAHGLAPYAARELLDVLKCPPGLVWPSQPADWEGGELPPAVVAVHDAVLAATRELAPTEASLKTSATRLAKALEELQTQLGAAGQDYHPEWDTADGVIVVRIADEQGPLPVGAFAARISAARRDQQLLLSDSEQRILEDALLTRLSQQIHDRTVDARDLIGRMNKDMRQRRMSSGTTVGVQWRLADTLDEEQRAVCGLLDADAARLTPDALARMRSLFAAQIKTARARYRELPYRELLAQVLDYRRWRQFAFQLVRPDGSEETLTRSRHSRLSGGEQSVSLHLPLFAAAHAMLNSAQPHAPRLLALDEAFAGVDDTGRGELMSLAAQFDLDLFMTGYDLWATHPHVTAAAHYDLAHSPVDHTVSALLLVWDGARLLADDGGELAAVLGSPGTRRKQAV; encoded by the coding sequence GTGACCCGCTTCGAACCCTCCCGGGCCGGCATCGTCAACCTGTGGGACTACCGGGACGAGGAGTTCGGCTTCGCCGGCGGCTGGCTGGTGCTGCGCGGACCCAACGGCTCCGGCAAGACCAAGGCACTGGAAGTACTGTTCCCCTTCGTGCTGGACGGCCGGATCGACCCCAAGCGGCTCAATCCCTTCGCCGCCGAGGACCGCACGATGAAGTCCAACCTGCTGTTCCGGGGGCAGGACAACGCGGTCGGTTACGTCTGGCTGGAACTGCGGCACCGGGACACCGGAGCCTGCGTGACCGTCGGCATCGGCATGCACGCCCAGCGCCACCGGGACACCCCGGTGCGCTGGCACTTCGTCTCCGAAGGCCGGGTCGGAGAGGACTTCTCGCTGCTCACCGACGACGACCGGCCGATGACCCGCAAACAGCTGGCCGAGGAGATCGGCGACAGCGCGCTGTTCACCTCCGCCACCGACTACCGGGCCGCGATCGACCAGCGGCTCTTCGGCCTCGGCCGGGAGCGCTACGAGCAGTTGCTCACCCTGATCCTGACGCTGCGCCGGCCGCAGCTGGCGAAGAACCTGGACCCGGTGAAGCTGTCGGACACCCTCACCGACGGACTGCGTCCGGTCGACGACGACCTGATCGCGGAGGCGGCGCGTTCCTTCGACGACATGGAGGCGGTGTCGCGGACCCTGGAGGGCCTGACCGCCGCCGACGAGGCCACCGGAGCCTTCCTCGCCGGCTACACCACCTATCTGCGCACCCACGCCCGGGCTGCCGCCGACGCGCTGACCCGCCGCCGCGAGGACTCCGCCGCCCGCAGGTCGGCGCTGACCGCCGCCGCCGGGGAACTGGCCGGTGCGGAGGACGGCCATGCCACCGCCGAGGCCCGCAGCGAGCGCGCCGAGGCCGCCCTCACCGGGCTGCGGGCCACCGTGGACCAGCTCCGTTCGAGCGCCGCCTACCAGGCCCTTGAGCAGCTCGCCGACCTGGAGCGACTGGTGCGCACCTGCGCCGACGCAGCGGCCGCGGCCACGGCCGAGGCCGGTCGGCGGACAGCGGCCCGCAGCCGCTCCCGCGCCGAGGTGGAGCGGGCCGGAACGCTGCTGGCCGAGCTGGAGGCAGCGGTGTCGCGCAGCGCCGCCGAACTGGCCGAGCACGCGGCGGCGGCTGGACTGCCCTGGACAGCGGCGGACAGCGCCGCGGAGGGTCTGGCGGCCAGGGCGGGCGCGCTGGCCGCCACCCGCCAGGAGGCGGTGCGGGCGGTCCGCCGCGCCCAGGAGGTGCACGGCCGTGCCGAGCAGGCCCGCGACCTGGCCAGGTTGGCGCTGGACCGGGCCCAGGCCGAGGCCGAGGCCGCCGAGCAGGCCGCCGATGCCGCGGCGGCCGCCGTCGAGCGGGCCCGCGCCGACGCCGCTGACGCCCTGCGCACCTGGGCCGGGCAGCACCGCGCGCTGCTGCCCGGCGAGGAGTCGGACCGGCTGGCCGAGGATCTCGCCGAGGCCCTGGAGCAGCTGGGCTCGGAGGCCGAGAGCCCCACCATGGAGACCCGCTTCGACGCCGCCGTACTGGCTGCCGTGCGGGATCTGCGTGAGCAGCGGGCCAGGCTGACCGCAGAGCGTGAGTCGGCCCAGCGGCGCCGCAAGGAGATCGTCGCCGAGCGGAAGCGGGTCGCCGCCGAGCACGACGACGCACCGCCACCGCACCCGGGCCGCAGCGCCGACCGCACCGGCCGGGCCGGCGCGCCGCTGTGGCAGCTCGTGAACTTCGCCGACTCGGTGACGGGTGATCAGGCCGCTTCGCTGGAGGCCGCCTTGGAGGCCACCGGCCTCCTTGACGCCTGGCTCTCTCCCGGGGACGCCCCCAGCGGCGTCCCCGGAGACCTCAGTGACGGCTGGCTGGTGCCGGGCGAGCCGGTCGCCAAGGGCGCGGGCAGCCTGGCCGACCTGCTGACCGCGGAGCCCGACGCATCCGTGCCGGCCGAGCGGATCACCGCGCTGCTGCACTCCATCGCCACCGGCGGCAAGCCGTTCGCCGCCGCCGCGCAGATCACCGTCGAGGGCCGCTACGCCCACGGCGTGACGGCCGGTGCCCACACCAAACCGCACGCCGAGTACATCGGCGCCACCGCCCGGGCCCGCCGCCGGGCCGAGCGGATCGCCCAGTGCGAGGTCGAACTGGCCGCCGTCGACGCCCGACTGGACGAGGTGGAACACGGACAGGCTGCCCTGGACGACGCCGAGGCCGCGTTCGCCGAGGCGCGCGCGGCCCTCCCGCGCACCGGGGCGATCCACACCGCACTGCGCGAGGAGCAGCGCGGCAGCGGCCGTCTGCGCACCGCCGGGGCCGCCGCCGACCGTGCCCAGGACGAGTACGACCAGTCCGTAGCCGCCTGCACCGTCACCGAGCGCGCCCTGCGCCGCACCGCCGCCGAGCACGCGCTCGACCCGCGGCAGTTGGCGCAGGTCGAAGCCGCTGTGTCCCGCTTCGACTCCGCAGCAAGGCAGTTGACTGATCGTCGGCGTGAGGCCGAACGGCAGCGCGACGCCCACGCCGACGCCCTGGAGCGGCTGGAGACGGCCGACGCCGAGGAGCAGGAGGCGGTCTCCCACGAGCGCGCCGCCAGGCTGCGGCACACCGAGGAGGCCGCGAAGCTGGAGGCACTGCAGGGAGCGGTCGGCGCCGAGGCCCGTGAGGTGGTGGCCCAGGTGGAGGCCGCCGAGGCGGGTGTGGTCGCGGCGCAGCGCGAGGAGGCGGCGGCCCGCGCCGCCGCGAACACCGCGTTGGCCGCCGCCGCGACCGCCCGCGAGCGGGTGGCGGCGGCCGGGGCGGCACTGGAGGTGGCCGCTGCCGAGGAGCGGGACACCGCCCACGGTCTGGCGCCCTACGCGGCCCGGGAACTGCTGGATGTGCTGAAGTGCCCGCCGGGCCTGGTCTGGCCCTCCCAGCCGGCCGACTGGGAGGGCGGCGAACTGCCGCCCGCCGTCGTCGCGGTCCATGACGCTGTCCTGGCGGCGACCCGTGAACTCGCGCCCACCGAGGCGTCGTTGAAGACCTCGGCGACCCGGCTCGCCAAGGCCCTGGAGGAGTTGCAGACCCAGCTCGGCGCGGCCGGGCAGGACTACCACCCGGAGTGGGACACCGCCGACGGGGTGATCGTGGTGCGGATCGCCGACGAGCAGGGCCCGCTGCCGGTGGGCGCGTTCGCGGCCCGGATCTCCGCCGCCCGGCGAGACCAGCAGTTGCTGCTCAGCGACTCCGAACAGCGCATTCTTGAGGACGCCCTGCTCACCCGGCTGTCCCAGCAGATCCACGACCGCACGGTGGACGCCAGGGACCTGATCGGCCGGATGAACAAGGACATGCGGCAGCGGCGAATGTCCTCGGGCACCACCGTCGGCGTCCAGTGGCGGCTCGCCGACACCCTCGACGAGGAGCAGCGCGCGGTCTGCGGGCTGCTGGACGCCGACGCGGCCCGGCTCACCCCGGACGCGCTGGCCCGGATGCGCAGCCTGTTCGCGGCGCAGATCAAGACCGCCAGGGCCAGGTACCGCGAGCTGCCCTACCGCGAGCTGCTGGCCCAGGTGCTGGACTACCGGCGCTGGCGCCAGTTCGCCTTCCAGCTGGTCCGCCCGGACGGCTCGGAGGAGACCCTGACCCGGTCCCGGCACAGCCGGCTCTCCGGCGGCGAGCAGTCCGTCTCGCTGCACCTGCCGCTGTTCGCGGCGGCCCACGCCATGCTCAATTCGGCCCAGCCGCACGCCCCGCGGCTGCTGGCGCTGGACGAGGCATTCGCCGGGGTGGACGACACCGGGCGCGGCGAACTGATGAGTCTGGCAGCCCAGTTCGACCTGGACCTGTTCATGACCGGCTACGACCTGTGGGCCACCCACCCCCACGTCACCGCAGCCGCCCACTACGACCTGGCGCACTCCCCGGTGGACCACACCGTCAGCGCACTGCTGCTGGTCTGGGACGGCGCACGGCTGCTCGCCGACGACGGCGGCGAGCTCGCCGCAGTCCTGGGCTCTCCCGGCACCCGCCGCAAGCAGGCGGTATGA
- a CDS encoding DUF2398 family protein → MRVAEDVSGLDLPEYQKAVRLLLNNPLVTAVHPNPAALPLLRRWAPQLRRDLGEVLGYALVSTGDTMRLRRAQDTLDGTRPAISRTRRPFDRRRYAYLALTLSALGRSGTQIALSEMADAVAADAGRVEGLGMDTGRKPDRDAFVDAVAWLEARGALRMADGSAVDWANDPDRAEALYDIDREVVAAVYQPSRVLQHLGSVTELLDSGSAGSLAVGGKEARRRTAARRARRLVLEQPVVYYADVDESLRGQLRAPALAEDLERLTGLELERRAEGVALIDLSRRLSDTAFPSGGTVPQSALLLCTVIAARVVADRGRTERLPAATAAERLQAAARRIDTALPDRGAAAQLLIGEVAEVADAGPDDDGGGPGDEAAYPFLSDAWLRGALRKLLAEFGAGMAEKQVGDPDRLLDDALALLASMGLLGRVDGGVLVLPLLARYRGATAQVRNRPRTPAGSSAPDEQQMALFLEPASEPDDASDPKDDLA, encoded by the coding sequence ATGAGGGTCGCCGAGGACGTCAGCGGTCTCGATCTGCCGGAGTACCAGAAGGCGGTCCGACTGCTGCTGAACAACCCGCTGGTCACCGCGGTGCACCCGAACCCGGCCGCGCTGCCGCTGCTGCGCCGCTGGGCCCCGCAGCTGCGCCGGGACCTGGGCGAGGTGCTCGGCTACGCCCTCGTCTCGACCGGCGACACCATGCGGCTGCGCCGGGCCCAGGACACCCTGGACGGCACCAGGCCCGCGATCAGCCGTACCAGGCGGCCCTTCGACCGCCGCCGCTACGCCTACCTGGCGCTGACCCTGTCCGCGCTGGGCCGCTCCGGCACCCAGATCGCGCTGAGCGAGATGGCGGACGCCGTCGCGGCCGACGCGGGACGGGTCGAAGGACTGGGCATGGACACCGGGCGCAAACCGGACCGGGACGCCTTCGTGGACGCGGTGGCCTGGCTCGAAGCGCGGGGCGCCCTGCGGATGGCCGACGGGTCCGCGGTGGACTGGGCCAACGACCCGGACCGGGCCGAGGCGCTGTACGACATCGACCGCGAGGTGGTGGCGGCGGTGTACCAGCCGAGCCGGGTGCTGCAGCACCTGGGCTCGGTGACCGAGCTCCTGGACAGCGGCTCGGCGGGCAGCCTGGCCGTCGGTGGCAAGGAGGCGCGGCGCCGGACCGCCGCCCGTCGGGCCCGGCGCCTGGTCCTGGAGCAGCCGGTGGTCTACTACGCCGACGTGGACGAGAGCCTGCGCGGCCAGTTGCGGGCCCCGGCGCTGGCCGAGGACCTGGAGCGGCTCACCGGTCTGGAGCTGGAACGGCGAGCCGAGGGGGTGGCCCTGATCGACCTGTCGCGACGGCTGTCCGACACCGCGTTCCCCAGCGGCGGCACCGTCCCGCAGTCGGCGCTGCTGCTGTGCACGGTGATCGCCGCACGGGTCGTCGCGGACCGGGGCCGGACCGAGCGGCTTCCGGCCGCAACGGCGGCCGAGCGGCTGCAGGCGGCGGCCCGCCGGATCGACACCGCCCTCCCGGATCGCGGGGCCGCCGCCCAGTTGCTGATCGGCGAGGTCGCGGAGGTCGCTGACGCCGGCCCCGACGACGACGGTGGGGGGCCCGGCGACGAGGCCGCCTACCCCTTCCTCTCCGACGCCTGGTTGCGCGGTGCCCTGCGCAAGCTGCTCGCCGAGTTCGGCGCCGGCATGGCCGAGAAGCAGGTCGGCGACCCCGACCGGCTGCTCGACGATGCACTGGCACTGCTCGCCTCGATGGGCCTGCTGGGCCGGGTGGACGGCGGCGTACTGGTCCTCCCGCTGCTGGCCCGCTACCGGGGCGCGACCGCCCAGGTCAGGAACCGCCCGCGGACGCCCGCCGGCTCCTCCGCTCCCGACGAGCAGCAGATGGCCCTGTTCCTCGAACCCGCGTCCGAACCTGACGACGCTTCCGACCCGAAGGACGACCTCGCGTGA
- a CDS encoding TIGR02677 family protein: MTETPAEPADGVEADAFGIDAFTLDDRLRLFHFAAAEKRHEYLWLLRAFDRARANYQVLLHVADAEALLAQLTAELRTGHRQEPAVAEVQPLLDALADWQVLDRSYDGTRAANLAEYRNRHYVYQFTQAGYRAFRAVEEVLGASLEDAQLSRLVFPDILADLRALAEAVVAGDAAEVYRKLSRLDGVLADMAQRAARFYLMLGDLARTNDTRPEVFLSHKDALLAHMREFNSELSRYAPLLADAVAEVAAVAGPDAERLSRLAAEADERLFRGETERVADWRLRWGGLVHWFGADRHRGDGQHNEAERMQDATVTAISNVTALLRRVTESRRGGVSRESQLRHLARWFASCPSDGDAHALFQAVLGLGGPRHIAVPYEDPEQIPGRTSWWEADPVPLARTLVRNGRTPALHGPGRIERNEEQRQRLRAEQLKATAERRTSAAQLAADGVYGRRLDEPETRALLGLLDLALAARAPVSRKVAGPAAPVDAPSGSAHGVRLTLRPAPGSTSVDTVRGRLLLDGLALELEAVG, from the coding sequence GTGACCGAGACCCCCGCTGAACCCGCCGACGGTGTGGAAGCAGATGCCTTCGGTATCGACGCCTTCACGCTGGACGACCGCCTGCGACTGTTCCACTTCGCCGCCGCCGAGAAGCGGCACGAGTACCTGTGGCTGCTCCGCGCCTTCGACCGGGCCCGCGCCAACTACCAGGTGCTGCTGCACGTCGCCGACGCCGAGGCGCTGCTGGCACAGCTGACCGCCGAGCTCCGCACCGGGCACCGTCAGGAACCGGCCGTGGCCGAGGTGCAGCCGCTGCTGGACGCGTTGGCGGACTGGCAGGTACTGGACCGCTCCTACGACGGCACCCGGGCCGCCAATCTCGCCGAGTACCGCAACCGGCACTACGTCTACCAGTTCACCCAAGCCGGCTACCGGGCCTTCCGGGCGGTGGAGGAGGTCCTGGGGGCGAGCCTGGAGGACGCCCAGCTGTCCCGGCTGGTGTTCCCCGACATCCTGGCCGACCTGAGGGCGCTGGCCGAGGCGGTCGTCGCGGGGGACGCCGCCGAGGTCTACCGCAAACTGTCCCGGCTGGACGGGGTGCTCGCCGACATGGCGCAGCGCGCGGCCCGCTTCTACCTGATGCTGGGCGACCTGGCGCGCACCAACGACACCCGCCCTGAGGTGTTCCTCAGCCACAAGGACGCCCTGCTGGCGCACATGCGCGAGTTCAACTCCGAACTGTCGCGCTACGCGCCACTGCTGGCCGACGCGGTGGCCGAGGTCGCCGCCGTCGCCGGGCCGGACGCGGAGCGGCTGTCCCGGCTGGCGGCCGAGGCCGACGAGCGGCTGTTCCGGGGCGAGACCGAACGGGTCGCCGACTGGCGGCTGCGCTGGGGCGGCCTGGTGCACTGGTTCGGTGCGGACAGGCACCGCGGGGACGGGCAGCACAACGAGGCCGAGCGGATGCAGGACGCCACGGTCACCGCGATCTCCAACGTCACCGCGCTGCTGCGCCGGGTCACCGAGTCGCGTCGCGGCGGGGTCAGCCGGGAGAGCCAACTGCGGCACCTGGCCCGGTGGTTCGCCTCCTGCCCCAGCGACGGCGACGCGCACGCGCTGTTCCAGGCGGTACTGGGGCTGGGCGGCCCGCGCCATATCGCCGTCCCCTACGAGGACCCCGAGCAGATCCCGGGCCGGACCTCCTGGTGGGAGGCCGACCCGGTGCCGCTGGCCAGGACCCTGGTCCGCAACGGCCGCACGCCTGCCCTGCACGGCCCGGGCCGGATCGAGCGCAATGAGGAGCAGCGACAGCGGCTGCGCGCCGAACAGCTCAAGGCCACCGCCGAACGCCGCACCTCGGCGGCCCAGTTGGCGGCCGACGGGGTGTACGGGCGACGGCTGGACGAGCCGGAGACCCGGGCCCTGCTGGGGCTGCTGGACCTGGCGCTGGCGGCCAGGGCCCCGGTCAGCCGCAAGGTCGCCGGCCCCGCCGCGCCGGTCGACGCCCCGTCCGGCAGCGCCCACGGGGTGCGGCTGACGCTGCGACCGGCACCGGGCTCCACCAGTGTGGACACGGTGCGCGGACGGCTGCTGCTGGACGGACTCGCCCTGGAACTGGAGGCCGTGGGATGA